TCCGCTGGCGGCGCTCGATTTCCAGGCCAGTGACCAGGCCGCGCTCGGGCCGATGGGTCCCTCGCGCCTGCTGCTGACCAAGCCGGTGATCGCCGCGGTCAGCGGCGCGGCCGTGGCCGGCGGCATGGAACTGGCGCTGTGGTGCGACATGCGGGTGATGGAAGAGGACGCCTACTTCGGCGTCTACTGCCGGCGCTTCGGCGTGCCGCTGATCGACGGCGGCACCGTGCGCCTGCCGCGTCTTGTCGGCATGGGCCACGCCATGGACCTGATCCTCACCGGCCGCAAGGTCGAGGCCGCGGAAGCCCTGCAGATGGGGCTGGCCAACCGCGTGGTGCCCAAGGGCAGCGTGCGCGAGGCCGCGATCGAGCTGGCGCTGCAGCTGGCGAAGTTCCCGCAGCAGACCATGCTGGCCGACCGCATGAACGCCTACGAGCAATGGGGCAAGCCCCTGGGCGAAGCGCTGCATGCCGAGTGGGAGCGCAGCCGGCAGCGCATCGGCGACGCGCTGGAGGGCGCCGCGCGCTTTGCGTCCGGCGAGGGCCGGCACGGGAAGTTCTGACCCCGAGACCCAGGCCTTGGAGGTGTTCTCCCTCTCCCGCCCGCGGGAGAGGGCAGGGGTGAGGGTCGGCCTAGCTGCGCTCGGGCAGCGGCCGCGGCCGCCCGCTGTCGTCGATGGCCACGTAGGTCACGGTGGCTTCCGTCACCTTGATGTAGCGCCGCTGCGTGCGAAAGCGCTCGGCGAAAACCTCGACCTTCACCGTGACCGAGGTGCGGCCGACGCGGGTGACTTCCGAGTAGAAGGAAAGAATGTCGCCGACGCGCACCGGCTGCTTGAAGATGAACTCGTTCACCGCCACGGTGGCCATGCGCCCCATGGTGTAGCGCGCGGGCAGCACCGCGCCGGCCAAATCCACCTGCGCCATCACCCAGCCGCCGAAGATGTCGCCGTTGGAGTTGGTATCCGCTGGCATCGGGATGACCTTGAGAACCAGTTCCTTGTCGGCGGGCAATTCGCAGGCCAGGTCGCTTGAGTCGTCGGACATGGGCACAATCTCCATTTCCCAAGGATTGTCGTTCAATGCGCCGCTACGGCGAACTTGCCTCATCTTCCCTGCCCGCCGCCGCCTCCGCGACCGGCCGCGCCCGCGTCCACACCGACTGGACCACCATCCAGCGCCTGTTCCCCTACCTGTGGGAATACAAGGGCCGGGTGCTGGCGGCGCTGCTGTTCATGGTGGGGGCCAAGCTCGCCAACGTGGGCGTGCCGGTGCTGCTGAAGAACCTGGTGGACGCCATGAGCATCCAGCCGGGCCAGGCCGTGGCCCTGCTGGTGGTGCCGGTGGGGCTGCTGCTCGCCTACGGCCTGCTGCGCCTGTCGACCACGCTGTTCACCGAGCTGCGCGAGCTGGTGTTCGCCAAGGCGACGCAGGGCGCCGCGCGCCGCATCGCGCTGGAGACCTTCCGCCACCTGCATTCGCTGTCGCTGCGCTTCCACCTGGAGCGGCAGACCGGCGGCATGACGCGGGACATCGAGCGCGGCGTGCGCGGCATCGAGTCGCTGATTTCGTATTCGCTGTTCAGCATCGTGCCGACGCTGATCGAGGTGCTGCTGGTGCTGACGATCCTGGGCGTGCGCTTCGACATGGTGTTCGCCTGGATCACGCTGTCGGCGCTGGTGCTCTACATCGTCTACACGGTGACCATCACCGAGTGGCGCACCAAGTTCCGGCGCGAGGCCAACGAATTCGACTCGGCCGCGCACACCAAGGCGGTCGATTCGCTGCTGAATTACGAGACGGTCAAGTACTTCAACAACGAGAACTTCGAAGCCCGCCGCTACGACGAGAGCCTGGAGCGGCTGCGCCGCGCCCGCCTGAAGAGCCAGACCACACTGTCCATGCTCAACGCCGGCCAGCAGTTGATCATCGCCGTCGGCCTGGTGGCCATGCTGTGGCGCGCCACCCAGGGCGTGGTCGAGGGCCGCATGACGCTGGGCGACCTGGTCATGGTCAACGCCTTCATGATCCAGCTCTACATCCCGCTGAACTTCCTGGGCGTGCTGTACCGCGAGATCAAGCAGAGCCTGACCGACCTGGACAAGATGTTCGTGCTGATGGAGCGCGAGCGCGAGGTCGAAGACCGGCCCGACGCGCTCCCGCTCCCGCTGGCGGGAGAGGGCGGGGGGGAGGGTGCCTGGACCGTCAAGTTCGAGCACGTCGACTTCTCCTACGAAGCCGCCCGCCCCATCCTGCACGACGTCAGCTTCGAGATCCCCGCCGGCAAGACCGTGGCGGTGGTCGGCCCCTCGGGCTCGGGCAAGTCGACGCTGGCGCGCCTGCTGTATCGCTTCTATGACGTGAGGGCCGGACACATCACGATCGCCGGGCGAGACATCCGCGACGTGACCCAGGCCAGCGTGCGGCACTCCATCGGTATCGTGCCGCAGGACACCGTGCTGTTCAACGACACGGTGGAATACAACATCGCCTACGGCCGCCCCGGCGCGACTCACGCCGAGGTGGAGGAGGCGGCGCGCGCGGCGCGCATCCACGACTTCATCCAGTCCACGCCCAAGGGCTACCAGACCATGGTGGGCGAGCGCGGCCTGAAACTCTCGGGCGGCGAGAAGCAGCGCGTGGCGATCGCGCGCACCCTGCTGAAGAACCCGCCGATCATGATCTTCGACGAGGCGACCTCGGCGCTCGACTCCGCCAACGAGCGCGCCATCCAGGCCGAGCTCAAGGGCGTGGCGCGCAACAAGACGGCGCTGGTCATCGCGCACCGGCTGTCCACCATCGTCGACGCCCACGAGATACTGGTGATGGAGGCCGGCCGCATCGTCGAACGCGGCACCCACGCACAGCTGCTGGCCCAGAGTGGCCGCTACGCCGCCATGTGGGCGCTGCAGCAGCAAAGCAGCGAGCCCGAGAAGTTCGTGGACGTGATCGGGCTCTAGGACCGAGCGGCCAGGATTCATGAATCCCCGGAGCGCTGCCTTCGTCATGGCGTTTGCGCTTCCGCTCGCGCTGCTCGGCAAAGACGCTGTGGCTGAATATTCATTCCCGGCCGGTGCGTCGTTGGCACTT
Above is a window of Ramlibacter tataouinensis DNA encoding:
- a CDS encoding crotonase/enoyl-CoA hydratase family protein translates to MGDSVRVEMFESVTVVTLDRREVRNAVDSDTAVALHQAFLAFDADPQARVAVFHGAHGHFCAGWDLQAGARMAQQAGDPLAALDFQASDQAALGPMGPSRLLLTKPVIAAVSGAAVAGGMELALWCDMRVMEEDAYFGVYCRRFGVPLIDGGTVRLPRLVGMGHAMDLILTGRKVEAAEALQMGLANRVVPKGSVREAAIELALQLAKFPQQTMLADRMNAYEQWGKPLGEALHAEWERSRQRIGDALEGAARFASGEGRHGKF
- a CDS encoding acyl-CoA thioesterase, encoding MSDDSSDLACELPADKELVLKVIPMPADTNSNGDIFGGWVMAQVDLAGAVLPARYTMGRMATVAVNEFIFKQPVRVGDILSFYSEVTRVGRTSVTVKVEVFAERFRTQRRYIKVTEATVTYVAIDDSGRPRPLPERS
- a CDS encoding ABCB family ABC transporter ATP-binding protein/permease codes for the protein MRRYGELASSSLPAAASATGRARVHTDWTTIQRLFPYLWEYKGRVLAALLFMVGAKLANVGVPVLLKNLVDAMSIQPGQAVALLVVPVGLLLAYGLLRLSTTLFTELRELVFAKATQGAARRIALETFRHLHSLSLRFHLERQTGGMTRDIERGVRGIESLISYSLFSIVPTLIEVLLVLTILGVRFDMVFAWITLSALVLYIVYTVTITEWRTKFRREANEFDSAAHTKAVDSLLNYETVKYFNNENFEARRYDESLERLRRARLKSQTTLSMLNAGQQLIIAVGLVAMLWRATQGVVEGRMTLGDLVMVNAFMIQLYIPLNFLGVLYREIKQSLTDLDKMFVLMEREREVEDRPDALPLPLAGEGGGEGAWTVKFEHVDFSYEAARPILHDVSFEIPAGKTVAVVGPSGSGKSTLARLLYRFYDVRAGHITIAGRDIRDVTQASVRHSIGIVPQDTVLFNDTVEYNIAYGRPGATHAEVEEAARAARIHDFIQSTPKGYQTMVGERGLKLSGGEKQRVAIARTLLKNPPIMIFDEATSALDSANERAIQAELKGVARNKTALVIAHRLSTIVDAHEILVMEAGRIVERGTHAQLLAQSGRYAAMWALQQQSSEPEKFVDVIGL